The Cottoperca gobio chromosome 15, fCotGob3.1, whole genome shotgun sequence genome segment cactttgttttgattaatgTACCGGATTGACCTGAAACTCTTAATTCACTTATTTGTGAAGGATTAAGTGAATTTAATCCACTTTGACACTCTGCATTAAGCAGCCGTTTAACTGTAGTACTGTATGGTCAATGTGActaatacacacagtacatttaATAGTTCAGTTCAAAATATTTATCCTCAAAGTCAAAACCACACTTAATAACCCCTGtacataaacatgtttattttctctttttacagcAAGTTAATATGCAGGTTCAAAATGTCTAATCAGACATTGGTACACAACATGAGGTGCCAAAATCAACTTCAGTGGGGGAGAACTGGaaattagaaagaaaaaaaaaaggcattgcCACTTCTCATACAAGTAgggtacatactgtatttacacaaAGGGGAAGAAAGCGTTTGAAACACTCCGCAGCACTGTGTGTGGTTATGAAAACATCTAGTTTTTAAGTGTACATAAACTTCactttgtacagtatgtttgcaGAAACAAAGCAATCGCCTCATTCCTTCTGACATTCACAAATTGTTCCGGGTTAGGCAACAGAAAGAACATAATGGGAAATGACTTACCAGAAGATGTAGagcattttaaagctttaaataaaatacgAAATCAAAAATAAAGTGTCCATAAGCAGGCcatcaaaatgtacattttacattgAGACAGAAGCTCACGAACAGAGAggggaaaacaaataaatctaGACGGCGCTGACTGAAGTGGAATTTGATGAGCAGATGGTTTGGTGAAAACTTCATGCAATTTCAGGCAAGATGCAACAGCGCCACCAGCCCCATCCCAAGCACCAACCAAAGGAAAGAATAAACTTTTGCTTTTAACTGaatgattcattaaaaaaagaaaagaaaagaacccTGTAGTAAATCTGTACAACGAAAATACATTTGGGATCTACATCTAAAGGTACATTATTAAGGTTATATACACTCCCACCCATCCATATATTATCTTTACAAGTAGACTTCATTCAAACCCAAACATTAAGAAAACCCAGAGTAAACGGGGAAATGGGATCACATCAAACATCCAATTAAAAATCAGTTCTAACTGTACCTCAACCGCTGATCAGTCCCTCTGTTCTCGTCTGCACAGTAAACTACAGCAGGACTAAAATCTCCCTCAACTGGATGGATTGCTACTGTAACGGAATTAAGAATAGTCAAAATGGGCGAATGATTCTCAAGTTTTTATATCATCTTTTTTTGCAATGGAAGTAAATCGGAACAAACGACTGTACTGTGTGTTAACGATATTTCGAGTGACTTCAAGAATACAAAATAGAAAATCGAGTCAGAACACGGGCATAAAACCCAACTCTCCGATATTCTGACCCAATAGAACAAAGGCTTGCAATACACTTAGGCCTCTTCACTGAAGAGAGCTACACTATTCCATCGATAAACATTTATGTTCTCTGGTCTCAGGTGGGACTGGGTTGGAAAAGAGATGCCATGTCAGCCTTGAACATTTGCCCCAACTTTTGTTTGAAAGCAACTGATAAAAACAGAACCTTGTGTTTGAGATTTCTTTCCCGCAGATTTGCTCTTGTTCTCAGTTGCGGCGTTGAAAttcattcagaaaaaaaaacaaaaaacacattgtacAAAGTGATTCTCACAATCTCtttgcaagaacaaaaaaaaagggaataaagaATGACTTGTGCCCGCCGTCTTTCAGGATACATGTAGGCAAATCCATTTACATCCCTGTGTTGCTGCGTCAGTCAATTTTCACATTTGTGTAGATCTTCCTCACAAAGGCACTTGTTCCCATGTATCCAACGGCAcctgggaaacaaacaaacgtgttctgtgagtctcttcTTGCAGGTACACTCAAAGGATACAATGACTACTGGTGAAAGTATCCAATAACGGTTTGAGCATGAACAAGCACATCCTACGTGTCAGACATCCAACAAACCCtgaaggagctgctgcagactgttAAAGGTTCTTAAAGGTGCAAGTaccagcttattactcttcaagctgaagaatgaatctggcTTGCAGCTGctgaggaaaacaaatgtgcagGTTGCCCTAAAAAGACATCAGGTTTTAAGCAAGAAGTACTTGTATGTATACATTAGTTCCTAATTAACTTGTGGCATTCATTTGCGTTTAGGCCTGTTGCAGGAGTCATGTTCAGTCTGGTTGTTTAATTTAAGATTTAGAAACACCTTAATCTGAATGAATTTAATCAAGTTTAAATAggtcacagaaaaagaaaaacattctgtTCATGTTATGCCAATTTACTAAGAGGTgcgaagtaaaaataaatgttttatgtagattttatttaaattattttgccAATCACCCTGAACTGTACACGGTTGTAAACAGAACACAGCTGCTTTGGGTATTTATGTAAAATCGCTGTCCAGGGAACATCCTGCATTGCACCCGACAGTGTAACACCACCTGCTGCGTAATATTCTCACATCCATCTCCATGACTGTCCCTTTGACCAACTTCCATCTAAATCCTGCGCTGCGCTGCGCTGCGCTGCGCTGCGCTGCGCTGCCGGACAGTTGTTAGCTTCCAACTTCAGGTCAAACCATCCCCTCTTTATCTCCCCCACAGTACGATGCTGCGCCAATGACACGTGGTTGTTCTGGGTCTCCTGTGACGACTAACACTGATACTTTTGTTACGTTTCCATCTGATTCTTTTGCCCATAAACTGAGCTAACCAGGGAGCATTCTGGGGgatcattatgtaaacaaacaagtgGCATTCATCAAGTTGAAACTAACCATTTACAAGAAGTTTGTGCAGTTAAGAGGTTTATCTGAGTCTGACCTGGAACACATGCATGAGCGAACGTCACAGAAGTAAGaggtttaaaaagaagaagaagaagaatactcAAAACGTCTTTGCTTTGTGGATACACAACAGACTTTGCAATTATGTGTTTTTGACTAAATGGAATTCTGTGAATATTATTTTAGTCTTGAAGCTCTTCCTCTCTGGACGGTCCTGCAGTACTAGAACTAGTCGTGGGACTCACCACACATGATTCCTAGAGAGGTGCTGAACACAGCCATGTAGCCAAAGTAGAAGGATGTCTGGAACAGCCCGTACATCCTGAAATACAACAGgagaaaacatttaagaaatgcattttcttttttcattcttttgaattttaaaatgtttttctcccaTTATGGGACTTATGGTTAATAAAGTCTAAAACTTACTTAGTTTTGAAGAAGTAGTAGTAAAAGGAGTACATGTAAACATAAACAGCAGTGGATGCAGCGGAGAGGAAGCTTGTCCATTGCCTAGAAAAGACCAAAGTAAGTTAGAGACTTAGCCAGGAGCAGAGGTCGCTTTTTCAGTCATCAattctatatctagatatctatatctatatctatatctatatctatatatctagaaatctatatatgtatagatatctatatctagatatagatatctatatatctatatctatatctagatatctagaaatctatatatgtatagatatctatatctagatatagatatagatatctctatagatatatagatagatatatagaggtAATATAGTAGCTACCTACTATACATTTGCGGTACAAGTCAAGACTGGTGCAAAAACCCGACCACACTCACCATCTGTAGTCCTCAGCGTTGAGCAGGAAGTACGTACACACGATGGTGACGCACACGGTCACGATGCACAGGATAACCAGGACAAGCATCATGAAGCCGTACACATAGTAGATTTTGTAGGCCCAAAAGGACGTGAAGATGAAGTACCTGAAGAACCGAGGACAGGAAACATGTCACCTGCTGCAAAGACCTCACAACATCCAGAAACCCGTCTGAGTAACAGCACGGACTTACATTTCAATAAAGATGGACCCGAATGGAAGGATTCCTCCAAGGCAGACGATGACAGCCGGCTCCATGAACCTGACACACAAGGTTAAaggatttatgatttattgtgTTATGAGAAGGAAAAGGGAGACAGATTGGAAAATCCAAGCAAAGTCTGACAGTGGCCTAAAGTCACATCTACCATTTCCTGTTGGCAGCTGCCCACACAGCTTGGCAGAAGGTTGTAAATGTTAATGCACTCAGTTTATTGCTTCGATATTTTTCATTGCCCAAAGAGTCTGTGTAGACAGCAAAGCCATTTTCTGGTGGTCTAACACTTAAACAACGGCCCTACAACACTTAGGATTCATTTCATGCACCAAGTACAACTTCTTCACTGCGTATTGATCAGTCATCACACTTCACCTCCAAAGATAAAAGCACTGCATGCCATGTTTGCCATGCCGGATGCTGCACAGCAGTGCCCAGATGATTACTTAATCAAAACACTGATTACTTACTATTTTGACAAAGATTGTCATTCAAAAGTTTACAATCAGCAGTTATATTGAtgcttttcttattttctttaataatgGCTATTTAAACATTCAGacatcaaatgtattatttacatctgAAATAGTTTTGGctccaaaagaagaagaatttaatGATTAAAACTTCAATTTAGTCGATGTCCCCAGTGTTGCATGACAGGGGAGAATACTTGAAACCATTTACTTCCCTAAATACCCTTcgatattttatttgttttccagtcCTGAAAAGTGTTAAGTGGCTCTCGATCATTAGTGAAGCCCAACGGTGCAATTGGGCTTGAAATATTTTGGGAAGCAGTCTTTCTTCATGCCCTCTGCAGTCTACTCAGTGGTTAGAGTGAAGACGTTTAAACTGTGATTTGTCAGTTAATAGTATGTTCAGCAGATATTCCAATAACTCAAGACTAACCTTCTATTTCTATTGAGAAGTTTAAGTATACATTTGCTAAAGCAACATGTTGACACCGAACCTATTCAAGTCTGCACATAATAGTGATTCCTTGTGTTCTTATTggatctttgtctctttctgcttcTTCCATTGTCCGTCTGGTTGAACTGTTGTGCAGCGTTTTGCTCTCCATGCACCAAACAAACCCTTCATACAACGTAAGATCTATTTGTAAAAAGGATTTGCTCCAAAAATGAAAGCATGAAACACCACTCCAACATATCAAGTCGTCCTCTCAGCCACCCGACTCACATTCAGAATCCCAGTCAAGCTTTTGTTGCACCAatttgctttttttcctttGCTTCAAATAATTGTGAATTgaaaatcaaataaacaattttAAGATATTATATTTGGCTCTGGTTACTTGTGACAggtttaaattaattaattaattaattattagcATAGAAAAGGCTActtgataataacaataattatttgtCCTGTTACtactatacagtatgtgcagaaTAAATGTGGAAGCCAAATTCCTGAACATTTACCGTACCTGGAGACTAAACTAAACCTGCCCGTGTCGGGCCACACTTACCATTTCTTCTCGGGGATTGGTCGCGGCACGGCGTTCACTCGGCAGGGGAAGTTTGGCTGGCCAGAGAGATTCCTCCCCAGAATTGTCCCCACGAGGTTAAGCGGCAGAATGACAAAGAAGCAGATACAGCAGACAGCGACCTGAAGGAAACGCACGAGTTTAATATCCAGGGTGTTTTCAGATACACCATCATTATCTCATTTGTCCTTTAACTGTGTCCCAAGAATCCAATTAGCTCAATGACATTCAATAAACTGTTGAAATAGTTTGAAAAGGCGCTCTTGATTCTTTTAATAATAGCATAACCTGATCTAGAGATACAAATGCCAAAATCTCGAGCGCTTATTAAATTAGAgggattcaaataaaaatgcatccAGGCTCGTAGGTTTTATCAGATGACCTTCAGATTTGACCAGAAAATCTCTAACTGCTCCACATTTTTCACACGTCTGTTGAAATAACGATGCAATAGCAAACTGGCTTCTTCGTGGTTTGGTGGTTTGGTTTCTTGACGGATCTTATGTTGCGCTGATAGTAACATAACTCTCGAGTGTGGTTTCGAGCcaacaaacagctgtttgcaaTTAAGTAACTAAGGAGTTTCTCTGGGAAGTGTtcaagttttagtttttttactgtGCAGTTTGGAAACTTTGGCACTAAATACAGAAGTAAACTCAACAGAATTGAGAAAGTGCCACGAGTGAGGGGAGCTAGTGTCGTGTGGAATGTGTTTCATAAGATGGGATCTGTTTTTAATGCTCTTCAGATGAGGCATTTTCTAGCCTGAACCATTAAAACGTATTTTCAACTACATACACCTTGTGACCTGCAGTTCAAACTACTTGACTGAATACTTTCTACACTATCGTCATTACTTCAGACGACTGATAAACTCTGTATCAAACCACTTCCACCGCAGTGCAGCCGCACAGACTGAAGCGGTTCACTCGGAGGATGTTTTTCATAAAAACTCTGGTTTTTAGGGAGGTGTTGCCGAGTCAAACCCACCATGGTGCCAAATGGGATGGCTCTGGAGGCGTGGTAGTAGATTGCGATGAAGTTGATGAAGAAAGCAGTCCCGCACACCATGGCTGGGATCAGGAAGGCCCCGATGAACATTTGCTTAATCCATCTTCTGCCTGTGTTATTCAGACAAATCAAAACAGCATCATGTGAGACATCTACAATAACTTTTAACAGGAAATGAAGCAAATAGTCCGTAAAGAGAAAAGTGAGAATGTGATgcaatgacatttatttttattacctCCTTGTTTTGCGTATAAGCTTCCGCCAAAGTACCCATTGACAGGGGAGGTGGCAGCGTACACAAAAATGGCTGTGCTCAGCATGGATCCTCTCCTGCAGAGAAAGATGATGTATGAGAGGAACCCTGAGAAGTCCACTACTCCCTCCGTGTTTGAGATTTATTCCCCTCGACGCTAGCATTTCATATTCGGAGTGTTTCCATCCGATCACATATTTAAGCtacattttgtcttttcaataaaaccttttcACTGCAGCTTGCTGCACTGAAGAGTTACATTtcttaaagaaagttgatttaataaaaaatttaaataacTAACAGCACCCTAACCTAGGTTTGttttcaaactattttatttgataaaacATCAGAGCTCAAAATGAGGTTTTTTCCTGATGGattacagatttgtttttatctccatGAATTGAATAGTGGTCTGAGGCAATATATTAATTGACAGGGAGATAAATTATTGGACTCGGAGCTCAATAAATTTAACTATCCAAAATGGATTTAGCCGCTAGCTACTCACTCTGTGTACAGATCCTCGACCATAGCGACGATGATGACGATGAGGGAGACGGAGAATATCTGACAGCCGGAGCCGATGAGCGAGGAGAAGATCAGTGGATGGCTTGACGGCCGAAACACATCACCGTGTACCTGCTTCCAGCCGTATTCATCTCCCAGGTCTCTGTCCTGATGGTGAGCAGTGACAAAATCAGAAGGAATTTCAAAAAAGGTTCTTGCAGAGCATAAAGTCTCACTGTCCGTCACTTGCACTCAGGTACAAAAATAAAGAGTCGGGAAAAAACTGAAAGAATTCAAAGACAAAACCCTCTATTCAGTAAAACTAAAGGAACGTAATGAGGacacaaattaacattttaatattacaatTCTACATTAAACAAATAACGAACTGCTAAGCTAATAAAAACGTACCATGTCATCCATTTCCTCCTCTTTGCTATATCTGGCGTAATCCTTTCTTAGTGTTCTCATCAGAATCATGGACACCAGACCCACCAAGAAAATGACCATCATGAAGGAGTTGAAGATGGAGAACCAGTGGatctaaaaatattttaaaaacaatgaataaaaaaaagttattttaaggagtaacaatgttttaaagctttttaaaaccaaaacacaatatATCCTATATCAAAAGGCTCAATAACACAAAACTACCAAGtgttatgaaaacattttcagtgaAAACTTGTTGTAGGCTTTACTCAGGATATTTCAATCACAGACATACTGCTTTGTAAAAGCCGTGCTCTCAGCTGTCTGAGCTTCACAGTACAAGTCAGGGCAGGAAACAAACTGCTGTCGTAGCTGGTAGATTCCAAAATTCAGAATCAGCTGAACTTCCTTTTCTAGAGAGCCCAGCTGGAGTCCTGCCACTATAGCAGGTTGAGTCAAAGAGTCAGCCAAACGTTACCAGACTGGTAGATTACACCGCACTTACGATGGAATGGGGCTCAACTCGAACCTTCTGAAAGGGCACACGCAAGTGTGCGGTTACAACAAGCCACTGGCGATCTTGGCTGGCATGATGAAGCAAAACGTATAATATTCGACTCACCCTGTGCTGAAAGAAGGATGGATCGAGGTACTTGTCGAATCTGTCTTCAAACTTCACATCCGACTTCTTCCACTTCACCTGCGATAGGAAAGTTTTACATTCATATGTTGactaaacattaacatgtgaacATGACCCGAGCCCCATGAGATAACAAGACACACCCTACGGACATGAAATGTAGTATTAGCATATAGAAAGGACCACCGAGTGGATCATTCAGTACTCACAGAGTAAGACATTGGGATTCTTGTGTTTGGCACAAGCCTGACTTTGCCTTCACTGGTCAGATTTACATCAACAATTCTGTTGCCATTGAAGCCGATCTCCAGCTTCTTGTACGTCCACAGATAATGATCTTCTCCGTTTTCATCTGCCTCACCAACAATGCCTATAAAAGAATTGACATGCATTGAATTAGAGATCTGGTCCTAACAGAAGTGGTCAAATGGACAGGCCAAATGAAGCCGGTCACTCGCTACACGGCTCATTAACATTTAACAGCATCATCTGTTATATTTAGGCTTGAGACTAAGTTTGTCCCTGCTGGCCACCATAAACAATCTCTGAGTAAATCAGTTTGATACAAAACAATCACTCTGAATCAACTCCCAACTGGCTGCCCGttgagtctttaaaaaaaaaaacagtgtatGACAGCATATTTATCCTCCTGTTTCTCTACTGCATGGGTACTTGGGTATAGAAATTCAATGTCAATCCCTTGTGGCGACACATACTGTAGCAGATGTGAGGTCAGTATAAAAAAAAGTTCACTGAGAAAGTTTTCCAAAAAGCTCTAAATATACTTTTGGCTCTTTAGTGAGTCGGTATGGGACGATACAGGATTTTATCGCAGatagcaataaaaaaaacactaattGTGGTGAATTCCCATTATTGGGATAGTCGGGAACGTCCTCACATGAGAGACCTGAAAAAGGAGTCTT includes the following:
- the tm9sf3 gene encoding transmembrane 9 superfamily member 3 is translated as MGSSRWKVAAAAFLAIVGSLLPVDADEHEHTYMDKEEVVLWMNTVGPYHNRQETYKYFSLPFCAGSKKTISHYHETLGEALQGVELEFSGLDIKFKDDVLQTTYCEIDLDKAKRDAFVYAIKNHYWYQMYIDDLPIWGIVGEADENGEDHYLWTYKKLEIGFNGNRIVDVNLTSEGKVRLVPNTRIPMSYSVKWKKSDVKFEDRFDKYLDPSFFQHRIHWFSIFNSFMMVIFLVGLVSMILMRTLRKDYARYSKEEEMDDMDRDLGDEYGWKQVHGDVFRPSSHPLIFSSLIGSGCQIFSVSLIVIIVAMVEDLYTERGSMLSTAIFVYAATSPVNGYFGGSLYAKQGGRRWIKQMFIGAFLIPAMVCGTAFFINFIAIYYHASRAIPFGTMVAVCCICFFVILPLNLVGTILGRNLSGQPNFPCRVNAVPRPIPEKKWFMEPAVIVCLGGILPFGSIFIEMYFIFTSFWAYKIYYVYGFMMLVLVILCIVTVCVTIVCTYFLLNAEDYRWQWTSFLSAASTAVYVYMYSFYYYFFKTKMYGLFQTSFYFGYMAVFSTSLGIMCGAVGYMGTSAFVRKIYTNVKID